In one window of Ruminococcus hominis DNA:
- a CDS encoding FUSC family protein, whose product MTFYQELQLSSVGSKQLIKNTQDKKEKRRHILIYNFKVYLVMAFCFAFVTIFSQIFGSDNSVAGVTILLAVLVLRQADFGIRTSHGILSIGGIFVILMIGPRLANILPPVIAFGVNIICILLLMILGCHNVIMSNHSTFVLGYLLLFGYDVSGQSYRLRVIGLVVGMIGCMAIFYKNQKNRPYRRTFLDLFREFDRFSARSRWYIRLTLIVSSAMLIMTLLGLPRAMWAGIACMSVCMPFTEDAKERAKLRGIYNIVGSLIFIVLYLVLPESMYPYIGVIGGIGVGYSAGYAWQTVFNTFGALSIAAGMFGMPAAVALRIGANVFGAVYTVACNQLLARIGKKQAVAV is encoded by the coding sequence ATGACATTTTATCAGGAATTACAGTTAAGCTCTGTAGGCTCAAAACAATTGATCAAAAACACACAAGACAAAAAAGAAAAGCGTCGTCACATACTAATCTACAACTTTAAAGTATATCTTGTAATGGCATTTTGTTTTGCATTTGTAACAATATTCAGCCAGATATTCGGTTCGGATAACAGTGTGGCGGGAGTAACCATATTACTGGCAGTACTTGTCCTTCGTCAGGCAGATTTCGGAATTCGGACAAGTCATGGCATTCTCAGTATTGGAGGCATTTTTGTGATATTAATGATAGGACCAAGATTAGCAAATATATTGCCGCCAGTTATAGCATTTGGTGTAAATATAATCTGTATTCTATTATTAATGATTTTGGGATGCCATAATGTGATCATGTCAAATCATTCAACCTTTGTATTGGGATACTTATTATTGTTTGGATATGATGTAAGTGGACAGTCGTACAGACTTCGTGTGATTGGATTAGTTGTCGGAATGATAGGCTGTATGGCAATATTTTACAAAAACCAGAAAAACAGACCATATCGCAGAACGTTTCTGGATTTGTTTCGTGAATTTGATCGTTTCTCAGCAAGAAGCAGATGGTATATCCGACTGACACTGATTGTATCATCAGCAATGTTGATTATGACACTTCTTGGCTTACCAAGAGCAATGTGGGCAGGAATTGCATGTATGTCAGTGTGCATGCCATTTACGGAAGATGCAAAAGAACGCGCAAAATTAAGAGGTATATATAATATAGTAGGAAGCTTGATTTTTATCGTGTTATATCTTGTATTGCCAGAATCTATGTATCCGTATATCGGAGTGATAGGCGGGATTGGAGTCGGCTACTCAGCAGGATATGCATGGCAGACCGTATTTAACACATTTGGAGCACTGTCTATTGCAGCAGGAATGTTCGGAATGCCTGCTGCCGTAGCACTTCGTATTGGTGCAAATGTATTCGGTGCGGTATATACAGTGGCTTGTAATCAGCTGCTGGCACGAATCGGGAAGAAACAAGCAGTTGCTGTTTAA
- a CDS encoding transglutaminase domain-containing protein, with protein MEPYYYSKMNKQKQIVYHSLMQGLTSLADEIKIPYLEGNELYDVFFQLRLDHPEIFWASGFKYKHYIDSSNLIFIPEYLFDKNKIKEHQKAMKARVEKLSRPATNYSEWEKEKYVHDFICENVRYDKLKKSYSHEIIGPLGQGVGVCEGIAKAVKVLCDALGVWCIIAICGNNPEKGIKYRHTWNIVKINGKYYHLDATFDNTLGKEETFGSEIRYDYFNLSDKQIFRDHEPVLVSVPKCEDGEHFYYKEKKLSFTKKEDVYKRALQTAKKGKIFTMHWRGGYLTKEVLDELIDIIQKAGEEKQKKAKISLNWTQAVLRFTFAEEIVMAEITMEDANEGERIDCR; from the coding sequence ATGGAACCATACTATTACAGCAAGATGAATAAGCAAAAACAAATCGTATATCATTCTCTTATGCAAGGACTGACTTCATTGGCAGATGAAATTAAAATACCTTATCTGGAAGGAAATGAATTATACGATGTATTCTTCCAACTTCGTCTCGATCATCCGGAAATATTCTGGGCAAGTGGATTCAAATATAAACATTATATAGATTCTTCCAATTTAATTTTTATCCCGGAATATTTATTTGATAAAAACAAAATCAAAGAACATCAAAAAGCAATGAAAGCCCGCGTAGAAAAACTATCAAGACCGGCTACAAACTATTCCGAATGGGAAAAAGAAAAGTATGTGCATGATTTTATCTGTGAAAATGTACGATACGATAAATTAAAAAAATCATATTCCCATGAAATCATCGGACCATTAGGTCAAGGAGTCGGAGTTTGCGAAGGTATTGCAAAAGCGGTAAAAGTGTTGTGTGATGCATTAGGTGTCTGGTGTATTATTGCAATTTGTGGAAATAATCCTGAAAAAGGAATTAAATATCGTCATACCTGGAATATTGTGAAAATCAATGGGAAATACTATCATCTTGATGCAACCTTTGACAATACGCTGGGAAAAGAAGAAACTTTTGGTTCCGAAATTCGATACGATTATTTCAACCTAAGTGATAAACAGATTTTTCGTGATCATGAACCAGTTCTCGTATCTGTACCAAAATGTGAAGACGGAGAACATTTCTATTATAAAGAAAAGAAACTTTCTTTTACAAAAAAAGAAGATGTATATAAAAGAGCATTACAGACTGCAAAAAAAGGAAAAATATTTACGATGCACTGGCGTGGCGGATATTTAACAAAAGAAGTCTTAGATGAACTAATAGACATAATCCAGAAAGCCGGAGAAGAAAAGCAGAAAAAGGCAAAAATCAGTTTGAACTGGACACAGGCAGTGCTAAGATTTACCTTTGCAGAGGAAATAGTTATGGCAGAGATTACGATGGAAGATGCAAATGAAGGTGAACGGATCGATTGTAGATGA
- a CDS encoding magnesium transporter CorA family protein, whose protein sequence is MIYKIGERLVPIENETWEKERPAAVFLTDSAHAEETLKKAGIVYDNEIKLAKIGFCKVENQHECMVGTLCIPKLLDVLGNKYRMYFFVNQLNVVIVDDDAFAYKLIQRIQKKKARQADTKERFIYNFFAEFMSRDLEILIAYERRLLQMEEEVTRDEVESFENEMMPIRRELLNLRSYYDEIMDLGKELEENENGIFLERHLKYFGTLTDRADRLMSKTQHLLEYAQQVKEAYQSQIAARQNNNMQFLTVISTIFFPLTLITGWFGMNFYDMPGLKSGYYSVCVLSVVVVVVSLHFFKKKKII, encoded by the coding sequence GTGATTTATAAAATAGGAGAACGTTTAGTTCCCATTGAAAATGAAACCTGGGAAAAAGAAAGACCGGCTGCGGTTTTTTTGACAGATTCTGCACATGCAGAAGAAACCCTGAAAAAAGCAGGGATTGTATATGATAATGAAATCAAGCTTGCTAAGATTGGTTTTTGTAAAGTAGAAAACCAACATGAATGTATGGTAGGAACCTTGTGTATACCAAAACTTCTGGATGTGTTGGGAAACAAATATAGAATGTATTTTTTTGTTAATCAGCTTAATGTTGTAATTGTAGACGATGATGCATTTGCATATAAATTGATACAGCGGATCCAAAAGAAAAAAGCAAGACAGGCAGATACAAAAGAACGTTTTATTTATAATTTTTTTGCAGAGTTTATGAGCAGAGATCTGGAAATACTGATTGCATATGAACGCCGTCTCCTACAGATGGAGGAAGAAGTGACCCGCGATGAAGTAGAAAGCTTTGAAAATGAAATGATGCCAATCCGCAGAGAACTTTTAAATTTAAGAAGCTATTACGATGAAATCATGGACCTGGGAAAAGAGCTTGAAGAAAATGAAAATGGCATTTTCCTTGAACGTCATTTAAAATATTTCGGTACATTGACAGACCGTGCCGACCGCCTGATGAGTAAGACACAGCATTTACTGGAATATGCACAACAGGTAAAAGAAGCTTATCAGTCACAGATTGCAGCAAGACAGAATAATAATATGCAGTTCTTAACAGTGATATCAACAATATTCTTTCCATTGACCCTCATTACAGGATGGTTCGGAATGAACTTTTACGATATGCCCGGACTTAAAAGCGGATACTACAGCGTGTGCGTGTTAAGTGTTGTAGTTGTTGTAGTCAGTCTGCATTTCTTTAAAAAGAAAAAAATCATTTAA
- a CDS encoding AAA family ATPase produces MTNNTIITIGRQFGSGGHEIGNRLSERLGIPLYDYNLIRMAAQELKIDPQKAQEVDETILGRYMASAVSGTGSGAYILFMNGTEYEQPLSEQIFEMQSKLIEKLAEQSPCIFVGRCADYILGDYSNCINTFIYAYKEDRIRRIMKLYDLNEKKAWEKIKRVDRTRKSYYEEHTDREWGSIEAHQMMFNSSLMGIDGVVDALEGIYKKWEA; encoded by the coding sequence ATGACGAACAACACAATTATTACAATCGGCAGACAATTTGGAAGTGGCGGACATGAAATCGGGAATCGATTATCAGAACGACTTGGAATTCCACTTTATGATTACAACCTAATCCGTATGGCGGCACAAGAACTGAAGATTGATCCCCAAAAAGCCCAGGAAGTAGATGAAACAATTCTTGGAAGATACATGGCTTCCGCAGTATCCGGCACAGGCTCAGGAGCATATATACTCTTTATGAACGGGACAGAATATGAACAGCCATTATCAGAACAGATATTTGAGATGCAGTCCAAATTAATCGAAAAACTCGCAGAACAAAGTCCGTGTATATTTGTGGGACGATGTGCAGATTACATATTAGGTGATTACTCAAATTGCATTAATACATTTATCTACGCATATAAAGAAGATCGTATCCGAAGAATCATGAAACTGTATGATTTGAATGAGAAAAAAGCATGGGAAAAAATCAAACGTGTAGACCGCACAAGAAAATCATACTATGAAGAACATACAGATCGTGAATGGGGAAGCATAGAAGCACATCAAATGATGTTCAATTCAAGTCTTATGGGAATTGACGGAGTTGTAGATGCATTAGAAGGAATCTACAAAAAATGGGAAGCATAA